In Stomoxys calcitrans chromosome 2, idStoCalc2.1, whole genome shotgun sequence, the following proteins share a genomic window:
- the LOC131995270 gene encoding uncharacterized protein LOC131995270: MNVMIFGASCAPCISQFVKNLNANKYRNQFPAAANAIVHNHYVDDFLDSVDTIEEAIHLARNIKYVHSKAGFNIRNWICNNSDVLKAINGEHGQNQKDLNLGSGVDTDKVLGIFWSSRDDFITFKVSPHLKESNLFVKGKTPTKRNLLRILMTIYDPLGLIGHFLMYLKIVLQEVWRSGVGWDEEIHPPQMTKWTNWLSHLSEIEDIKIPRCYLQTFKSYHNLDVELHTFADASENGYAAISYLRISDGSEVVISLVGSKTKVAPLKMTSIPRLELMAALIASRFATSVVNSATINIRQRYFWSDSKTVISWIKSDHRRYHQFVAFRVSEILELTELSNWRWVPGKLNVADEATKWKRCGPDLSNGSRWMNGPDFLREPQDAWPTQVEIQTGTDCEQRHHILAIDEVSSFVNIERFSQWRRAMRAVAYAIHYINKLRKPDHHCELTQDELIKAETVLLKQAQKVVYNEEIALLMKGEKVSKSSAIFKLCAFVAEDGVLRIDGRIDRASVTKEMKYPAILPKDSYITMLLIMHYHCSYRHGNNETAINEIRQKFYIPRLRTIFKKVVRKCQMCKVKKARPVYPQMAKLPRARLSAYVAPFTFTGLDFFGPLLVTVNRHKEKRYGALFTCLTIRAVHIEIVHSLNTSSCILAIRNFVARRGTPREIFSDNGTNFVGAERELREAIKQMDSNEFVRHFTTATTKWNFNPPSAPHMGGVWERMVRSVKTVLYRIMPTRSPNDETLVSMMSEVENIINSRPLTYVPIDNESQEALTPNHLLLGSSNGMKPLVEYDDSVHVLKSSWLETQQFAQRFWRRWLAEYLPSLTCRSKWFEKSKPLRVGDLVVVVDPANPRNVWPRGKVLSTKMAEDGQVRSAKIMTYCGVLERPVAKLAVLDVAQVEE, encoded by the coding sequence atGAATGTCATGATTTTCGGCGCATCATGTGCACCATGTAtttcacaatttgtgaaaaacttGAATGCCAATAAGTATCGAAATCAATTTCCAGCTGCCGCTAATGCAATTGTGCATAATCACTATGTGGATGACTTTTTAGATTCTGTGGACACAATTGAAGAGGCAATCCACCTAGCCAGAAATATTAAATATGTTCACAGCAAAGCGGGATTTAATATACGAAATTGGATCTGTAATAACAGTGACGTTCTAAAGGCAATAAATGGGGAACATGGTCAAAATCAGAAGGATCTTAACTTAGGCAGTGGTGTTGATACAGATAAAGTTTTGGGTATCTTTTGGAGTTCAAGGGACGATTTTATTACATTCAAAGTATCACCCCACCTTAAAGAGAGCAATTTATTTGTAAAAGGCAAAACGCCAACGAAGAGAAACTTGCTAAGAATTCTTATGACTATTTATGACCCTTTGGGACTCATTGGTCATTTCCTTATGTACTTAAAGATAGTGTTACAGGAAGTTTGGCGCAGCGGTGTTGGGTGGGACGAAGAAATCCATCCACCACAGATGACTAAATGGACAAACTGGCTGTCACATTTGTCAGAAATAGAAGACATTAAAATACCTCGCTGCTATTTGCAGACGTTTAAATCTTATCATAATCTAGATGTGGAGCTACATACATTTGCAGACGCTAGCGAAAACGGTTATGCTGCGATATCGTACCTTCGTATTTCAGACGGCAGTGAGGTGGTAATTTCTTTAGTCGGATCTAAAACCAAGGTCGCCCCACTCAAGATGACATCCATACCGCGCCTAGAATTAATGGCAGCGCTAATTGCTTCCAGATTTGCGACCAGTGTTGTCAATAGCGCGACCATTAATATACGGCAACGATATTTTTGGTCTGATTCAAAAACTGTCATTAGCTGGATAAAATCAGATCACAGGAGGTACCATCAATTTGTCGCATTTCGGGTTAGCGAGATATTAGAACTAACTGAGTTGAGTAATTGGCGCTGGGTACCGGGTAAACTTAATGTGGCCGACGAAGCTACTAAATGGAAGAGGTGCGGGCCAGATTTATCAAATGGCAGTAGATGGATGAACGGACCCGATTTTCTCCGAGAACCCCAAGATGCGTGGCCAACTCAAGTCGAAATTCAAACCGGCACAGACTGTGAGCAGAGGCATCACATATTGGCTATTGACGAAGTTAGCAGCTTTGTTAATATAGAACGTTTTTCACAGTGGCGGAGGGCTATGAGAGCTGTGGCGTACGCTATTCACTACATAAACAAACTGAGAAAACCCGATCACCACTGCGAATTAACCCAAGACGAGCTTATTAAGGCCGAAACTGTTTTATTGAAGCAGGCACAGAAGGTGGTCTATAACGAAGAAATTGctcttttgatgaaaggtgaaaAGGTAAGCAAGTCAAGTGCGATATTTAAGTTGTGTGCCTTTGTAGCGGAGGATGGTGTATTGCGCATTGATGGGAGAATAGACAGAGCTTCCGTAACAAAGGAGATGAAGTACCCCGCCATCTTACCAAAAGACAGCTACATCACGATGCTTTTAATAATGCACTACCATTGCAGTTACCGTCATGGAAACAACGAAACCGCCAttaatgaaattcgacaaaagtTTTATATACCTCGGCTaagaacaatttttaaaaaagtagTGCGCAAATGTCAAATGTGTAAAGTTAAGAAGGCACGGCCTGTCTACCCTCAGATGGCGAAGCTACCCAGGGCTCGTTTGTCTGCATATGTAGCACCGTTTACATTTACAGGTCTAGATTTCTTTGGACCCTTACTGGTGACTGTAAATAGACACAAGGAAAAGCGGTACGGAGCTTTGTTTACATGCCTAACGATTCGAGCGGTTCACATTGAAATTGTGCATTCACTCAATACTAGTTCGTGTATATTGGCAATACGAAATTTTGTGGCCAGAAGAGGCACACCAAGGGAAATTTTCAGCGATAATGGCACCAACTTTGTTGGTGCCGAAAGAGAGTTGCGTGAAGCTATAAAACAAATGGATTCCAATGAGTTTGTTCGCCATTTTACAACAGCAACGACGAAGTGGAACTTCAATCCACCTTCAGCACCTCACATGGGCGGGGTATGGGAGCGTATGGTGCGCTCCGTCAAAACAGTTCTCTACCGCATTATGCCAACAAGGTCGCCCAATGATGAAACTCTTGTGAGTATGATGTCCGAGGTGGAGAATATAATAAATTCTAGGCCCCTGACGTATGTCCCAATAGATAACGAAAGTCAAGAGGCATTAACTCCTAACCATTTGCTTTTGGGGAGTTCCAATGGCATGAAGCCGCTAGTTGAATATGATGATAGTGTGCACGTTCTTAAAAGCAGTTGGTTGGAAACTCAGCAGTTCGCACAAAGATTTTGGAGACGGTGGTTAGCCGAGTATTTGCCCTCACTCACTTGCCGGTCAAAGTGGTTTGAAAAATCTAAGCCGTTGAGGGTTGGTGACTTGGTGGTTGTGGTTGACCCTGCTAATCCTCGAAATGTGTGGCCTAGAGGAAAGGTTCTGAGTACAAAAATGGCAGAGGATGGACAAGTTCGGAGTGCTAAGATAATGACATATTGTGGAGTTCTTGAGAGGCCGGTTGCAAAATTGGCTGTTCTCGACGTGGCTCAGGTTGAAGAGTAA